Genomic segment of Halorarum halophilum:
GGCACTCACGAACAACATCGACAAGTTCCTCGTGAAGATCGGCGACAACGCCCGTGCGGAGATCCACGCGACGATGGCGATGCTCAACGAGATGAACGAGACTGAGCTTGCTCGGACGAACGAGGTGCTCAACATGATCGTCTCCGACTTCGAGAACATTTCGTTCAGCATCGGTGCTGCGAGCTCGACACAGGACGTCCTCGCCCAACTCGTTACGGCGGCCGAAGTCGTCGACGAAGCGGATCTCGCGAACGCCGTCGGAATGGCCTTTGATGGCATCTCCGGACGGACGGCGGAGATCCTCGCTGCTGACGTCGCTGCACTCCAGGAGATTCAGGCACAGGCCGACTCGCTCTCCGATACCGCACTCCAGCAACGCGTCCAGACTGAGTTCGGTCTCGACCAGGACGGTGCGGCGCAGATGGCACAGGCGATCAGAGCAGGAGAAGGGACCGCACACCTCGCGTCGTCGATCGAGGACATGACGATCTCGGCGGAACTGGCCCAGAAGCAGGTCGAGTCCCTCTGGGGCGAGATTGAATACCTCCAGGGCTCCGTCGAATCGCTCGTCCTCAAGATGGTCGCTGGTGCGAAGCCGGCACTGGACGTGTTCTTCGCGGGTGCGAAGGGACTGCTCGACGTGCTCAATTCGAACCGCGCAGTGGTTGCCGGTCTCGGGCTGGGCCTGTCCCTCCTGACGGCATCGCTCCTCGTCCTCACCGCTGTGTACGCAAAGCTGGCGATCTCATCTCACCTGACTACGATCGAGTTCTGGAACCAGACGGGCGCGTCATCCGCTGCAACTGCGGCGACGAGAGTTCAGACTGGTGCGACGAATCTCCTCACCGCGGCGAAGAACGGTGTCTTCGTCGCAACGGTGCGAGAGACCGCGGCGACGTACGCAAACGCGGCCTCGAAGTGGGCGAACGAGATGGCGACGCTCGCTCTCGTTGCAGCGAACGTCCTCCTCGGACGACAGAACGCGTTCCTGGCGATGCAGCAACTGAGCTTCAACAACACGCAGCGCCTGTCGACGATCCTGAAGACCAAGAGCGCACTCGCGTCGTACGGCCTCGCAGCCGCGGAGTTCATGGTCGCTGGGGCAAGTGCGCTCGCCGCCGGTGCGGTTGGGTTGCTCAGCGGCGCCTGGGTTGTGTTCCTCGCGCTCCCGCTGATCGGCCAGCTGGCGATTATCGCCGGCCTCCTGCTCGCGCTCCTGCTCACGGTCGGGGAGATCACGGGCAAGTTCATCGGCTGGACGAGCGCGGCCGATCAGACGAGCGGTGTACTGGGAAGCATCGGCGATACGATCAACTGGCTGCTCACCCCCGTGTACATGCTCATCGACGGCATCATGTGGGTGCTGGGGCTCCTCGTCGAGCTCGCAGACATTGCGATCATGGCGTACTTCAACGCCCTCGCGGACACGATCCTCTGGCTGGTCGCCCGGTTCATGGACCTGTACCACTGGTACGAACAGCTGGGCACGACCGGGAAGGTCCTCCTCGGCATCCTGTTGCCGATCCTTCCGATCATGTACGCGCTCGGGAAGGCGATGGATGCCGCTGGTCGAGCCACCGACAGGCTCGGCGACAGCTGGGAGGAGTTCAAGGAGAACGTCGGGGAGGGCTGGGCGGCCTTCGGGCTCATGATCGGCGACGAGATCCGGACCGTCCTCACCTGGCTCGACAGAGGGCGCAACGGCTTCGACTCGTTCGCGGCCGACGTGAACCAGACGATCGGCTGGATCGCGAGCCTCGTCAGTATGGGGACGGCGATGCTGGACGCGGTGTTCAGTGGCAACTTCAAACAGGCACAGACGCTGGCCAATGACCTCCAGTCCACGTTCGCAATGGGGCCTGGCGTCGGTGCGGCGGCTGGCCTGAGTACGGGCTCCAGCTCGTCGAGTGTCTCCCAGCAGAACCAGATGAGCGTCATCTTCCAGGGTGAAGTCCACGACGTCCAGAAGGTCGAAGAACAGGTCCGGAGAGGCGTCAAGGAGGCGTCGGACGAAGCGAAGCAGTCGATCGCGGACTCGCTGGGCATGGCGAGCGACTCATAATCCACAGAGAGACCAATGGCATTACTATTCCCAATCAGGTCAGGCGGCGGTGGCGAGCGAACGCCCATCAAGATCGGGCCGACGTATCTCGACGGCGTCGTCGGCGTCTCCGAACGCGGTGGGATGAACGCCCCGACAAAGCGAACGGAGGTGGGGTATTCGTACACCTCGAAGGTTCGCGCCGAGCCTGTCTCGGTCTCGATCGAAGCGTATGTCGAGCCAACGACGTACGGTCAGCTGACCGATCTTCGCGACGCCGATCGGCCCGTCCCGGTCACGGTCGGGTTCGTCTCACTCGGCGCGTCGAAAGTCGACGACATCCGAGTCGAGCAGACAGCCACGCGAACGTCTCACTACAAGGTGACCATCGACGTCACGCAGGTCCACGAAGCGAAGTCCGGGACTGCAACGCTTGTCATCGATGCCTCGAGCGGTGATAGCGGGTCAGGCTCAACGCACGCTGGCTCGGCCGCGCTCAAGGAACCGACGCTGGTCCGCTCACAGGATAAAGCAACGTCCGGCGGGCCCGGTGGAGACCACCCGAAGACCGACCAGGTCATGAGCTGGCTGGGGTTCTGATCCATGGCTATCGAAATCGTCCCGATCGACGAAGAGCACGCCAGCACGAAGCAGCCGATCCATCTCGAGGTATCGGGCCTCGATGCCTGGCCGACGCACCGCTTCCGCGTAACGCTCGACTGGAACCCGGTCATGGAGCGGTGGATCATCGAGATCACGCACCTGAACACCGACGCGGTTGTGCATACGGGCGCAGCCACCCTATATCAGCCGATGAGTGTCGACGGCTACGTCGATTTCATGTTCCTCGACCCGTCGAATCAGGCGGAGAAGATCACGCCACAGAACATCGGGAACAACGTCGTCCTCGGGGTGTTCCGCGGTGAAGAGGTGGACGCCTGATGGTCTGGAACCAGTATCGTCGCATCGACGCTGGCGCGATCTCGGTCGAAGAGCTCGACATGAGTATCGAGATCACCTCGGCGGAAAACGCCGGGACGGAGTTCGACGTGAGCATCTGGAACCTCACGGAATCGACGTGGAGAGGCGTCTCGGAAGGCGACGAATGTCGTGTCGTCCTCGGCTGGGAGGATGGCGATCGAAAGAGCGTCGTCCACGGAGAAGTCAAAAAGAAATCCAAAACGCCTGATAAGACCGATACACGTTTCCGTCTCAAAGGAGTCGATACGACTGACGAGTCCGTCAAGCGGTCGTTCTCCCGGACGTTTAGCGGGAAGCGGCCGGACCAGATCGCTCACGCAATCGCCGGTCAGATCGGACTCACGACAGGAGAGATTGAACCCGTGGTGAATGGACGTATCGACGACAACTGGGTCGTCACCAGTGACCGCCCTGCACGCTACTGGCTCGACGAGCTCGTCCGCGAAGCCGAAGCACGCTCGGAGTACGCCTGGGAGTGGTTCGTCGACACGGGCAAGTTCTACTTCGTCCAGAAAGACGGACGGAAGGAGGATACGATCGTCCTCTCGTATGAGAACACCCTGCTGTCGATCGGCGAAGCATCCGGGTCGACGGATGCGGAAGAACCAGGACTCGACTTCACGGCGATGTGTGAACCACTGCTCAGACGCGGTGGTGCAGTCATCGTCGACACGGACGACTACAGCGGCGCGTACAAGCTAACCGAGTACACCTACCGGTCGGATACGACCACTGGCGAACACGAGGTCAGCGGCCACCTCGCCCCGCTCGGGGTCAACTACAGGGTTGAATCATCATGACGACGAACATCCCCGCCCTCATCCGTGAGTACATCCAGGACGAGCTTCGCGGCGTCTACACGGTCTCGATGGTCGTCCTCGAATCGGTCGACATGGACGCCATGCGGTGTACGGTGTCGCT
This window contains:
- a CDS encoding phage tail tape measure protein, coding for MVFQQIRHLFITLDATDKATRKLKQVDRTTDDLSRTQVQAAENTRKFRRRLVAAGFGAAILTGVMARMVTQTAEVDRTFARISGTSGATAEEMAKITGEAEKIGAEMPVLMSDAAQSFEQLSYAGFTVEEQLAAANDVTELAIAGNIEMAQAARVAATTIRAFGLEADEVSQVTNTMAATFTNSAFTIEQLAQSLEYVQNSAAQAGQSINEVVAALGTLADVGLSGTKAGTSLERMFTRLAKQNGETEDAMAQLGLTMDDITDKNGDFLELSVIVQLLNQRVDALGVGGAETLKIMQELFGARGGRAGAALTNNIDKFLVKIGDNARAEIHATMAMLNEMNETELARTNEVLNMIVSDFENISFSIGAASSTQDVLAQLVTAAEVVDEADLANAVGMAFDGISGRTAEILAADVAALQEIQAQADSLSDTALQQRVQTEFGLDQDGAAQMAQAIRAGEGTAHLASSIEDMTISAELAQKQVESLWGEIEYLQGSVESLVLKMVAGAKPALDVFFAGAKGLLDVLNSNRAVVAGLGLGLSLLTASLLVLTAVYAKLAISSHLTTIEFWNQTGASSAATAATRVQTGATNLLTAAKNGVFVATVRETAATYANAASKWANEMATLALVAANVLLGRQNAFLAMQQLSFNNTQRLSTILKTKSALASYGLAAAEFMVAGASALAAGAVGLLSGAWVVFLALPLIGQLAIIAGLLLALLLTVGEITGKFIGWTSAADQTSGVLGSIGDTINWLLTPVYMLIDGIMWVLGLLVELADIAIMAYFNALADTILWLVARFMDLYHWYEQLGTTGKVLLGILLPILPIMYALGKAMDAAGRATDRLGDSWEEFKENVGEGWAAFGLMIGDEIRTVLTWLDRGRNGFDSFAADVNQTIGWIASLVSMGTAMLDAVFSGNFKQAQTLANDLQSTFAMGPGVGAAAGLSTGSSSSSVSQQNQMSVIFQGEVHDVQKVEEQVRRGVKEASDEAKQSIADSLGMASDS
- a CDS encoding phage baseplate plug family protein, with amino-acid sequence MAIEIVPIDEEHASTKQPIHLEVSGLDAWPTHRFRVTLDWNPVMERWIIEITHLNTDAVVHTGAATLYQPMSVDGYVDFMFLDPSNQAEKITPQNIGNNVVLGVFRGEEVDA